The following nucleotide sequence is from Candidatus Bipolaricaulis sibiricus.
GATCAGACCGTTGAAGCCGAACAGCATGATGATCGAGAGTGCGCCAACGAACGGGGGGAAGACGATGGGTAGAACTGCGATCGCTCTAAGGAAGCCTTTGAGTGGGGAATCGGTGCGGTTGACGGTGTAGGCGAACAGGTACCCCACAAGCATGCCGAACACCGCTGTCAGCCCGCCCACGAGAAGGCTGTTGAAGAACCCCTGTCGCATGTACCGATTGGAGAACGCCCGTGTGTAGGCGCCTACGTCGAACTGCCCCTGTCGGTCGGTGAGGCTGATCACGAACACGCGCACCACGGGGAATACGATGAACACGGCGAGCAAAGCGAAGATGAGGAGGATGATCGTCAGCAGTAGGGGGTCCTTGAGGAGGTTCACAAGACGATTGCGGCTCTCCTCGCTGCGCATGGGCATCGGTCGTCTCCCCGGGACAAGAGAAGGGGAGGGGGGTACCCCCTCCCCTGTACGCCCAAGCTAGTACGGCAGAACCTCGTTGATCCAGCGCTCCACTAGCCGTGCCTTGTTCTGGGCTGCCCACGCACTGTCGACCGGAAGCAGGCGGATCGTTGACAGGGGCTGCAGGCTGCCGAAGTCCACGTCAGACCGGATAGGGTAGAAGTACGTTTTCACATCCACGATTGTCTGCTGCCCGGCAGGCGAAACGATCCAGTCGATCAGCTGCTGGGCCGCAGCGAGGTTCTTTGCGCCCTTCAGGATCGAAACGGACGCAACCTCGTACGGCACCCCCTCCTTCGGGAAGACGACGGTTACTGGGTAGCCCTGTTCCATGAACTGGAAGAATGCTGGTGTGAACTGGATCCCGACTGCGCACTGCCCCGGCCCAACCGCCTTCGAGGGACCCGTCCCGCTCTGGGTGTAGGTCTGGATGTTCGGAGCCAAGTTCCGCAGGTACTGGAAAGCTCCATCCTCACCGTACACCTGGATGAGACCCGTGATGAAGCTGTAGGCCGTCCCCGAGGCCTGTGGGTTCGGATACTGAATCATCTTTGCGAACGCGGGGTTCAGAAGATCGTCCCACGACTCCGGCATGGGAGCGCCGATCTGTTTGAGTACGTTTGTGTTGATCCCGATGCCCAAGGGGTTCATATAGATCGGGTGATAGTACCCATCTACATCGTAGAACTCCGGAGACACACCGTAGACCGCCAGGGTCTTGTAAGGCTGGGTGAACCCGCGCTCCTTGGCGATGACATGGTTCTCCAGAGGTGCCCCGAACCAGACGTCGGCTTGCGGGTTGGCGAGTTCGGCCTCGATTCGAGCCAGAGCCGGCCCGGACGAGAGGAACACGAAGTCAACGGCGATGCCTGTCGCTTTTGAGAACGCGTTGAGAATGAGGCGCGCATTGGCTTCGTCCACGCTGGAGTAGACCACGAGCCTCTGTGCGAAGCCAGCGATGCCGACGGCCGCGACCACTAGCGCCGCAACCAACAGGTTGAACCACTTCCTCCGTACGTACATAGATTCCTCCTGGTGATACTCTGGCGATGCAAGGAATCGTACCCGGGGCAACGCGGCGAGGCAACGAGCAAAGGCTTGCACGTTGCCCAGGGCGGCGGCATGAGAGCCACCAGCGCGCTTGGGGGCTTGGCTTGCCAACGCTACCCTGCGGTTGCTTGCACGCGGCGCTGTCACAGGTTCGAAAGGAGAGGCGGGGAGACCATGAGAACAGTGAACGGTGATCTGAGCTTCGCCGCCTCCTGCTGAGCGCTCTAGCCTCACTCTGCACCCTCTTCCGGTACGGTAGCCGTAACCCTCGCGCTCCCAAGCGGGCATCCATCGCGATGTTCGGGACGGAACTCGGACGTGCCCTCCCGCGGGGGAACCCTCAGCACGAGGGACATGAACAAGAGATGGGCTGACGAGGATTGGGGCGGTACCCCGAAGAGCGAATCGAGGAGCATGCGATCCGCTGGCTGCGTTCGCGGATGAGGGCCACATCAGCGCTGTGGTCTGCACAGTGAAGAGCGGGGGGGGTGCACGACCAGGCCACTGGCACCCCGATGCGGGTACCAGCTGGCTTCCGCTGCGCCTCGCAGCCACGACGGAGGTAGCCCGGGGGAAGTGCCTCTCCCACGGATGGGACGCCCACGCTGGGGTCTGTCCTGGGAACGGTCCAGCGTGGAGCCCTGGTTACGCCTTCGCTTCGCGTTTCTCTTTCTTTGCCGCGCGCTTCTCCTTCAGCGTCTTCTGTGGCGGTTTCTTCTTGTCCTTTCGCGTATCCAATGACTTCGCCATCGTGGACCTCCCAGTGAAGACCGTGGCTTTGGAGTGGCCTCATGCAGCGCCAGAGCTGGAGGATACACGTCGGCTGGGCACGAGGGCAACTCGCGGGCTGGCAGGCCGGGTGAGGGTCCGGTGAGCCCCAGATCTGGCGCACGTGGCCCGGCGGCAAGCAGCTCCGCAATCGGTGGACCGGGATTCGCTGTCCGTGATCGTTCGGCCCACGGACAGCGGACGGCCACCACGGTTCGTGCCACGGGTCCCGGGCTCCGTGGCGGTGGCTACGCCGCTAGCTGTGTCCGGTGCGTCACGGGCTCCACGGATCTCTTGGGCCGACCGGAGCGGTCGTTGGGCGGGGGTGGCTGACGCATCTCGGGGTGGCCGGAGCCGCCTGCAACCCCAGCGTGGCGGTTGGCTGTCCAGTCTCCGAAGCCCCTCGGTTCCGGGGATCTCAGCGCGATCACGGCCCCGTCGTCGGGTGTGGGGAACGTTGAGATCCCTAGATTGGAACTTGTTTTGGAGCATCTACGCGGTCAGGGGTTCGAGGTGATCGAAGGGGAGTGCCTCCGCAAGGAGTGGACAGGTGCCAGCGTGCCCAGCGATCGCCGTGCACGGGAGTTGGCTCGCTTCCTCACCGATCCGCGGGCGGCCGCGGTGTCCCCTCCGTGAGAAGGAGAACTGGCGATCGAGCTCCTTGCCAGGTCGACTTTGAGGGGCTGCGGCTGGCGACGCCGAAGTGGCTCCTTGGCCACTCGGATCTGAGCACGCCCCAGATGGCCTTGACCATTGTCTCAGGCTGGGCGACGGCCCACGGACCCAACCTGATGGATCTTGCCCCGAGCCAGACTGACTCCCTGATCGCGTCGGCAGTGAGAATCCTGGGCTCCGATCTCTCTGCTCCGGTTACGCAGCGTGGGTCGACGCGCCACCAGGTCGACGGGAGCGATGTCCGGATCCGTCCGCATGTTCCCTTGAACCTGACGGAGCCGACGGTGTGGAAAAGGTTGGACAGGTCGGGTCAGCGAACCGGTTCGCCGGCCGGTTGATTGGGGACGGTCTGGATACGCTCCTCCACCTGGTAGGAACGACCTATGGGGACATCCCCCGTTTCGGTCGCGAGTTCGCGCATGATGGAACGATCCTGTACCCTGAAGACGCCAAGATGGCCCCTGTGGCCCTGATCCGTACGCTTGGGGGCGGTGGTTCGAAGGGCTGTCTGGGTTGATGTTCGGAAGGAGTGGTGGCCCCCATCCTCACGATCCCGAACACCTCACGTACGTCGAGGCCCTCCACGCCGTTCTCGCTGGCGCTCCGTATCCGGTCCTGGATGACGTTGACATCGGTCATCGGCCACCGCAGCTCACGTTGATCAATGGCCCGTTCGCGCAGGTTGTCTTTGAGGCGGGGGGAGGTCGGGTTGTCCAGACAAGGCACGCACCGGGATCGTCGTGAGACAGCGGAGTCTGTCGACGAAATGTCCTGTCCCGCGGCCGTTGGGAGCTCGGCTCGCAACTCGGCGCGGCACCTAGACGCGTGCCCCCGCGTGGGAGTTGCCCTCGGTGCGGGGGCACGGTCCGAAACAGCGAATCGAGCGGCCTACTTGCCTCCACCGATGATGTAGTATGGCTGAAGGCAGCACGGGTCGCAGCAGGGATCGCAGCACGGGCCGATCACGGGAAGCGCAGACAGCTTGAGGTGGGGATCGCAGATCGGGACACCGCACGGCTTGGAGGGTCGGGAGCATAGGGAAGAACGGCAGTACGACCTATCCGCAATCCTAACGTAGGACTGAAGAGCCTTCCCATCTGATGTCCGCACCGTGATGAGATAGAACCCTGGGCCCACCTGTATGCCGGCGGAGGTCTTCTGATGCCACAGGATGACGGTGGTCGCACTCACCGGTATGGCGTAGGTGTGCTCGTGGACAACCGCTCCTCCCAACGCCTGCACTGACCAACCCGTGATCTGCAGGGTGACCGGGCAGCAGCAGCCGCGGCCCACGGGTACCACCACTTCGATCACGATGGGCTCACCGAGCCAGAACCCGTCGTAGCACGACGGCTCGGGTGGTGAAGGGGGACAACACGGGGGCGGAGGACATACTGCAGGAGGAGGACACGACTGGACCCACTGCCCCCACACCAACCCCCCGCCCAGCACAAGACCTGCAAGGATCAACAGAGCCACCCGGTTCATGCGGTATCACCTCGGGATCATTGTAGCGAGACGGGGGTGCGGAGTTCGTGATGCAGGCTACGCTCGACCAGGCGACCGGCCAGGGTCGATGGCGGGCGGTGTCGGCGCGCGGAGGTTGGGATTTCACGGAGCGCAGCCTGTTAGGCCAAGTTCCGGATCCGGACCTCGATCTCAGGGTGGTCCTTCAGCAGCTCGACGAGGCGAGACGTGACGGTTGCCCCGTAGTGGTATGGGTAGAGGATGCGAGGGCGTATCGCCGCGGCGACCTCGGCCACCATCTCCGGCGTCATCGTGTAGGGGAGGTTCATGGGCAGGAACGCGACGTCGATACCCCGCAGGGTTCTCAGTTCGGGCGTGTTCTCGGTATCACCCGCGACCAACACGCGTAGGTCTCCGAAGTCGATCACGTACCCATTGCCATCTCCTCGAGGATGGAACGGATGGCCGTTCTCCCGCAGGTGCAGGATGTTGTATGCCGGGATGGCCTCGATCGCCACGCCCTGGACGACGCGCCGTTCTCCGTTGCGCAGAGGGGTCCCTCCTGGAACTCGCTCCAGGCAGTGCTCGGGGCAGACGACTCTCGTGGCAGAGGTTCGCACGTCCGCCAGCGCCTCGGGATCAAGATGGTCGCGGTGGTCGTGGGTGATCAGGATGAGGTCGGCTTTGGGCAGCGTCGCGTAATTGGCGACCCGGCTGAACGGGTCTACGTAGATCCGCTTCCCTCGATAGGTGAACAGCAGGGAGCCGTGGCCGAGGAAGGTGATCCGCAGCTCCCCCGCTGCTGTCGAGAAGACGTCGGTCTGGAAGGCCTGTTCGCTCATGTCCCCTCCGTGGCCGCCGGTGGGGCCCTCTGGGGCCTGCCAGGGCGGGCGGCCCCCATCGTAGCAGCTGCCCTCACCGGTCTGCCACGCCCGACCCGGCCCGCGGCTCGGCCGGACGGCCCTGCCCTGCCCACCGGCTGCGGCGCACTGCCCCTCACCTCGATGCCGAACGGTGTGTCGCGGAGGGGGGCGGGAACCTTCCTCAGGCGGGGAGGGCCTCCCCGCCTCCGCGGGCCCGGCCCCGGGCTCCCCGGGGAGGCTTCCCGGAGCGAGGGCGTGGGGTGGGTGGCGCCCTACAGCCAGGGGGAGAGGATGTCGTCGGTTAGGGTGTCGGGATGCCCGATGAACCGGATGACCCCCATCCGGTCTAGGAACACGGTTCTCGGTATGGACTCGATGCCGTACTGATGGGCGATGGCCCGCGTCTCGTTGAACGGGGCCCACAGGTTGATGAAACCGTGAATGCCGAACGAGTCGAGGAATCGCGCTGCATCCTCCCTCCGGTAGTCAAGGCTCACCGCGATGACCTTCAGCCCCGTTGCCGCGTGCCTTTGGCGGAGTGCCTCGAGCTTGGGTACGGAGGCTTGGCACGGCCTACACCAGCTGGCCCAGAAGTCGAGGATGACCGGACATCCACGAAACGAGGACAAGCTCACCGCTGCCCCGGAGAAGTCAGGAAGGGAGAAGTCGGGGGCCCGCTGCCCGACCTTCGCTCCGACCTCGACCCCGGCCCCGACCGCGGTCACGGGGGGGCAGCTGGGCTCCGACGCCCGGACGAGCGGCGACGACCCTCTCCACCCAGCAGAGATGGCCAGACCTGCTCCGACCCCGACCGCGACCGCTGCGAACACGATCTTGAGTGGTGTGACCCGTGCTGATCGCCGCGCGTTCATGGGGCAACGCTACCCGAGGGACCGTGGACTTCCCATGAATCGCCGGCGGAATCGTGGTGGATGCGGTGATCAGACCGGCCCATTGCAGAGTGGGACCCTCGGGGCGAGAATGAACCGCCCCCGTGGGGGCACCGTGGGAGGGATGGGTGAGCGGACGAAACCGCCGGTCTTGAAAACCGGTGAGCCGAAAGGCTCCGTGGGTTCGAATCCCACTCCCTCCGCCAAGGGGACAGCCGCAAGTCCCAAGTTGCCGGTCGGGTCTGAGGGGCCCAGGCTTCGTAGCGACAGGGTGCCCGGTATCATCAAGGACGATGCGCCTGAGGGCGGCGTTGATCGACTTGGACGGGACGATCTGGGACAACCCGGTGCAGATCGCCGCCGTCCGCGCGGAGCTCGGGCTCGCCCAGGATGGCCGGCCAATCTTGCACGCGATCGCCGAGCTGCCCCGTTCCCAGCGGGCGCAGGCGATCGCGATCCTCGAGTCCCACGAGCGGGCGGGGGTCGAGCAGGGCACCCTCCGGCCCGGGACGCACGAGCTGCTCGGCTTCCTCCGCGAGAGGAACGTGAAGTCGGTGCTCGTCACGAACAACTCCCGGGCGAGCACGGACGCGGTCCTCTTCCGCCACGGCCTCCGGTTCGATCTGGTCCGCACGCGAGATGAAGGCCCGCTCAAGCCAGACCCCGCGGCGTTCCTCGGCCCGCTGGGCCAGCTCGGGGTTCATCCCGAGGAAGCGCTCGTCCTCGGGGACTCGCACTTCGACCTCCAGGCGGCGGTCGGGGCCGGGATCCGAGAGGTCATCCTCGTCCATCCAGCGGAATGGATGCGCGGGTTCTTCCCCCCGGGGGCGCGCCCGCGGGAGGTCCCCACCCTCGGGGAAGCGCAGGCCCTCATCGCGAGCCTTGTGGACGGAAGGTGAAGGGGCGCCGAGCGGCGCCCCCCTCCCAATCGCCTGCACGACCGTTCTACCTACGCCACAGGCACACGGGAGCGGTCCACACGGAGCGGATGACCGAACCGTAGCCGCGCCCCAGCTCAACGTCCTCGTTGTCCACAAGGTGGATATCGAACAGACTCCGGAGGGAAGTGCAGCCGGTGAGGGTCCGGTATCCCTGGGTCAGGAGGCGGTTCAGTCGCCAGAGGAGGCTCTCCACGGTATCGGACTTTCGCTCTACCCAGGCGATGATGTCCACGTCCGAACTCGGGCGAGTGCGGCCATCCATCGTGCTCCCGTAGACGTACACCGCCTGGAACGCGGACCCAAGGCCAGAGACGTACGTACAGAACTCCTGGGCCAACGCGTACCGGAATGCGGAGTGAGCCCCCGGGTCGCCAGCGCGAAGATCGGCTAGGAACCGCTGCGCACTGCAACCCTCACGGGCCCCCGCGGTCCCCAGCGCTCGCGCGAGGATCCCGTCGTGGCGAACCGTCGGACCGAGGAGCAGGCTCGGGGTGCTCTCGATCACGGGAACACCCCCCTCAGCCGGATCGCCTCGACAATGCGCTCCAACCCCAGCATGAACGCCGAGGTCCGGAGCGACACATCGTGCTTTGCCGCGTTGTCCCACACCCCCTGGAATGCACGGCGAAGGAGGGTGCCGAGGCGGTCGTTGGTCTCCTCCTCCTCCCAGTAGAAGTTCTGCAGGTTCTGCACCCACTCGAAGTAGGACACGATGACGCCACCCGCGTTGGCAAGGATGTCGGGTGCGACAACCCGGCCCCGTTCCTCAAGGATGAGGTCGGCCTCAGGGGTGGTGGGTCCATTGGCTCCCTCGACGATGACCTGAGCCTTGATCCGGCCCGCGTTGTCTGCGGTGATCTGGCCTTCGAGCGCAGCGGGCACGAGCACGTCCACGTCGAGGGTCAGGACATCAGGCCCAGGAAGAGCCTGCACGCCGGGCGCGGCGTAGCCGGCGATCAGCCTCTGGGGTGAACGCGCCACGTGGGTGAGCAGAGCGGGGATGTCCAGACCGTTGGGGTTGTACAGGGTTCCCGAGACGTCGGACACACCCACGACCCGCGCCCCCTTCTCGTGGAGAAGCTGGGCAGCCACAGATCCCACGTTGCCGAACCCTTGCACGGCGACCTTGGTGCCGGCGATCCGCCTTCCGAGCCGGGCCAGAAGCTCCTCGATCACGATCACCACGCCCCGGCCGGTCGCCTCCCGTCGACCGCGCGCCCCACCAACGGCCAGATCCTTTCCGGTGACAATGCCGTACATCGGCTCGCCCCGGAGGGCCGTCGCTGTATCCATCACCCAGTTCATGATCCGGGAGTTCGTGTTCACATCGGGCGCGGGAATGTCGTGCTGGGGGCCAATGAGAGGGAGGATCATCGCCGTGTAGCGCCGGGTCAGTCGCTCCAACTCGCCGTCGGACATCTTCGTGGGGTCACAGACGATCCCGCCCTTCCCACCACCCAATGGAATGTCGACGACGGCGCACTTCCAGGCCATCCAGCCCGCTAGGGCCTTCACCTCGTCCATCGTGACCCCTAGGCTGTAGCGAATCCCACCCTTGTACGGCCCTCGCGCAGAGGAGTGCTGGACACGGTACCCCGTGAACACCTCGATCCGGCCATCGTCCATCCGTACCGGAAGGGAGACCTCGATCACACGCTCAGGGCGTTTCACCATCTCCAAGGTGTCCGCCGGGTACCCCAGCTTCTCTCCGGCCAGGTCCACTTGGGCCCGGAACATCTCGTACGGGTTGACTTCGGCCCCGTGCAGAGCCCGCTCGACTGTCGCTTGCGCTTGCCTTGCTTGCTCAGGCGTCATCTGATCCGCCCTCCTTGGGTCTGAGCCTAGGGAAGACAGAGGACTGCCACATTGCCACGATCAGAGGATGTCGCCTTCTGTTTGGCGTCCCTTCCCGTCCGCCGTGCGAAGCCACCCGCTGTCGGGGGGCAACCGGCGCATAGTCGCCGCGAAGATCACAATGATGTCAGGCGACAGTCCCGAACGGATCCACGCGACACGCCGCCACGTTTGCTGTAGGGACGCCCCGCCTGTCAGAGTCCGGTCTGAGCGTGTGTCAGGCTTGGTTTACCCTGCTCGTCGCCTGGTCCATCCTCAGGCGAATATGGAGAGCCTGGGTCGCCGAAGAGAGCGCCTGATCGCCGAGGTTGCGGGTCTGCCTGGAACACTTGTTGTTCCTCACCGCGCGGGCGACCTCATCTTCCAGGACGGTGCGTTCGCCGCCGGGGTCTACCTCGTCTCCCAGGGGCTGGTTGTGGTTGGCGGCTACCTCTCCGAAGAGCCGCGGGCCGTGGCGCTGGCGGGGCGCGGCGACCTCCTTGGCCTAGAGGCATGGCATTCGATCACCCCACCTCGCTACGAGGGCTTCGCCCGTGCCCTCACCGAGACTGAGCTTCTCTTTGCCACGGCTGACGCCTGGTCGCGGGCTCTTGATCGACCGGCGTTTCGCGAGCTTGCTCTGGCATCCCTCGCGGATCTCGTTCTTGACCAGCGAAGGCTCGCACTCCACCGCGACTGCCCCGACCGTGCCCTGGCGTGGGCGCTCGTTCGGTGGGGTCAGCCTGTGGCCGGACAAGGTCAGGTGCGTTTGGAGATCCCAGCGGGAACCCTTGCCTCGATCCTCGGTGTGTCCCGAGGCGCGCTTCGACAGGCGGTGACCTGTCTGGCCGATCAAGGAGCTGCACAGCAAGAGAACGGGTACATCGCGGGCCACCTCGCCCGTCTGCAGGATCTCCTGGAGAGAACCCTTACAGCGTCTGCTCGATGATTGTGCGGTACAGCTCAGGAGTACGAGCGATCTCCTCGAGTTTGCCCCGCGCGAGAATCTCGAACCCCCAGCGATGGGTGTCGATCAACCCGCGCTCACGGAACCGACGCAACATGCGCATCAAGGTCTCCAGCGAGATACCGAGGAGCTCGGCCATCGTCTGCCGGGTAACCGGGAACTCCAGATGCACGATTCCGTCGGCGCCCGCCACGCCGTACTTGTTGGCCAGGGCGAGGAGGAGAAGTGCCAGGTTGCGGTCGACCGACTCGGTGGCCTCGCGGGTGAGCTTGAACTCGAGCATGGTTACCTCGCGGGCAAACCATCGGCATAGGTCGAACAGGACCTGGGGGTGGTGCTGAAGGAACGCCCGCAGTCGGGCGGTCTCGAAGAACAGGAGAGAGCTGTCGACGATCGTCCGCGCGTACTGCAGGTTGATGGGGTTCCCGCCCAGGAAGAACGCTTCGAGGCCGTACCACTCTCCAGGTGCCAGAAACCGCAGCACACGCTTCTCGTGGCTCTGTGGGGCGTACTTCCCGATCGCCACCAACCCATCACACACGAGGTACACGCCAGAGGAGTACGAGTTCTCCTGGGCGATGAGCTCATCCGCGTCGTATCTCAGGACAAGAGCCAAGTCTTGAAGGGACTTCCGGTCTGACTCGGGCAGTCCCGGGAGAGCCTTCACCACACACCCAGCGGGGGAGTCCTTAGCGAGGATCTTTGGCATGCGTAGGTTCGCCCTAGTGTAGACGGTTGCGAGTGAGTTCTCCATGACACAGCAAAGGGGGGCGCCTGCGCAGCGCCCCCTTGCCCGTGCTCCTTCCGACTAAGCCCAGCCCCGCAGTCGTACCGCTTCGGCCACCCGCTGCACCGAGACAAGGTAAGCGCCGAGACGGTTGTGGACCTTGTGCTCTGTTGCCGACTTGTGCACGGCGTGGAACGCAGTGGTCATCTTCTGATCGAGGCGTTGGTGAACCTCGGCCACGTCCCAGTAGAAGTTGTAGGCGTTCTGAACCTGCTCGAAGTAGGAAACGGTGACCCCTCCGGCGTTGCACAGGAAGTCGGGGATCACGTACACCTTGTTCTTGTGCAGGATCTCGTCCGCCTCCGGTGTGGTCGGGCCGTTGGCCAACTCGGCAACGATCTTCGCCTTGATCCGGCCGGCGTTGGCCGCGGTGATCTGGTTCTCAAGGGCGGCGGGGAAGAGGACCACCACGTCAAGCTCCAGGAGTTCAGCATTGGTCACGGGTCGGGCCTTCGGGAACCCCTTGACGGACCCCGTCCGGTCCTTGTGGGCGATGACCTCCTTGGAGGAGAGACCGTCCGGGTTGTAGATCCCCCCCTGGGAGTCCGACACGGCGACGACCTTCAGCCCCAACAGCTCCTCGCCCAAGGCATGCGCGAACTGCCCGGCGTTGCCGTACCCTTGGACCGCTGCCGATGCGCCCCGGAGATTGATCCCGAGGACCTTGCCGGCCTCTCGGGTGCAGTACATTCCGCCTCGCGCTGTGGCGTCCCCCCGTCCCGCGGATCCACCCAACGAGAGGGGCTTGCCCGTGATCACCCCCGGCGCGCTGTGGCCCACGATCCTCTCGTACTCATCCAGCATCCACGCCATGACTTGGGGGTTCGTGTACACGTCCGGCGCGGGAACGTCCACATCCGGACCAAGGTAGTGCCCCAGCGCGCGGATGTACGCGCGCGACAGACGCTCCAGCTCCCGCGCCGAGAGCTCCTTGGGGTTGCAGACGACCCCTCCTTTCCCGCCGCCCAGTGGGAGGTCCACGACCGCGGTCTTCCACGTCATCCATGCCGCCAGGGCGCGCACCGTGTCCACGGTCTCCTCGGGGTGAAACCGGATCCCGCCCTTGCAGGGTCCACGGGCGTTGTTGTACTGAACGCGGAACCCGGGGAAGACCCTCACCGATCCATCGTCCATCCTCACCGGGATGCGAACGTGGAACTCCCGCATCGGCCACCGCAGGAGCTCGTGAAGTCCTGGATCGAGGTCTAGTCGCTTCGCTGCCTCGTCCAGCTGACGCTGAGCGATCTCGAAAGGATTGAGGCTTGTCTGCGCCGGCATCCTTGACTCCTCCTTTTGCGGCGGATTGCCCTCCGCCGGCCCAATGGTAGACGGAACGCCTGTCGTTTGCCAGCAACAACGGTCCTTCATCGACACCACACGACTGTCGAATGACCGAGGTCGGGCGCTGCCATCGAGCGGAGGGTTGCGTGATCTGACGTTGGAAGCTAACCTAGGGCCACAAAGGAAGAAGCGGACCCGTGATCACGCCGACGAACACTTGCCCAGGGTTGCCCGTCCACTGCAGCCCTTCCCTCCCCGCAGCGCGCAGGGCCGCGCGTGGGGATCCCATCGCCCCAAGGGGACCATGACCCCACCGTCCCTCGATCCCAAGGGACACTCCTCCCTCCGCGCCCTCATCGCGAGGTACCGCGATCGCCGGGGCGTCGCGATTCCCCTTCTGGCCGATATCCAGCGCCAGTTCGGCTACCTACCGCACGACGTGGTGGAGGAGGCGGCGCGGGCGCTCGACATCCCGGCGGCGGAGCTGTTCGGCGTGGCCACGTTCTACTCCATGTTCCGCCTCAAACCGTTGGGGAAGCACGTGATCCGCCTGTGCCGGGGAACGGCATGCCACGTCCAAGGGTCGTTGCGGATCGCCGAGGAGCTCCAGCGGCGTTTGGGCGTAGCTGAAGGGGACACCACGGAGGACGGCCTGTTCACCCTCCAGTTCGTGGCGTGCCTGGGGTGCTGCAGCCTGGCCCCGGTGATGATGGTCGGGGAGGACGTCCACGGCCGGCTGACCCCGGAGAAAGCGATCAAGGTCCTCGACGGGTACCGGGAGGGGAAGGGGTAGGATGTCCGAGCACACCGTGTTCCGGGTCGGCCTTGCCAGCTGTGGGATCGCCAGCGGAGCGGGGCCGGTCTACGATCGGCTACGGTCCATCCTTGCGGAGCGCGAGGGTGTCGAGCTCCAGCAGGTGGGGTGCATCGGGCTCTGCTTCCACGAGCCCCTCGTCGAGGTGGAGGCGGGCGGGAAGCGCCACCTCTACGGGGAGGTCACTCCGGAGGCGGTCGAGGCGATCGTGGCGTTCCATCTGCGGGGGGAGGGCGACGTCAAGGGGAATCTGGTGTTCACAACCGATGGCGACGCCCCCGAGAACGGGATGCTTGCCCGGCAGGTCCGCATCGTTCTCCGCAACTGCGGGCTCGTTGACCCGGAGCGGATCGAGGATTCCCTCGCCCGCAGCGGGTACGGGGGGTTGACCCGAGCGCTCCAGATGAAGCCCGAGGAGATCATCGCCGAGGTGGAGAAGAGCGGTCTCCGCGGGCGGGGTGGTGCGGGGTTCTCCACGGGCCTCAAGTGGAAGTTCACCCGGAGCGCCCCCGGAGACGTGAAGTACGTGGTGTGCAACGCCGACGAGGGTGACCCCGGCGCGTTCATGGACCGCTCCGTTCTGGAAGGGGATCCCCACTCCGTGCTCGAGGGGATGGCGATCTGCGCCCGGGCGGTGGGGGCAACCGAGGGCGTGATCTACTGCCGGGCCGAGTACCCTCTCGCCGTGCGCCGCCTGGAGATCGCGATTGCCCAGGCTCGGGCTGCAGGCTACCTCGGGGAGAACATCCTCGGTTCCGGGTTCTCGTTCGAGGTGCACGTGAAAGAGGGGGCCGGGGCGTTCGTGTGCGGGGAAGAGACGGCACTGCTGGCTTCGATCGAGGGTCGGCGGGGGATGCCCCGCCCGCGGCCCCCGTTCCCGGCCCAGAGGGGGCTGTGGGGGAAGCCGACGGTCATCAACAACGTGGAGACGTTCGCCAACGTGCCGTGGATCCTCGTCCACGGGGCCGATGCGTTCGCGCGCCACGGGATCGGGAGGAGCCGGGGGACGAAGGTGTTCGCGCTCGCCGGCAAGGTGCGCAAGGGGGGCCTCGT
It contains:
- a CDS encoding NAD-specific glutamate dehydrogenase; translated protein: MPAQTSLNPFEIAQRQLDEAAKRLDLDPGLHELLRWPMREFHVRIPVRMDDGSVRVFPGFRVQYNNARGPCKGGIRFHPEETVDTVRALAAWMTWKTAVVDLPLGGGKGGVVCNPKELSARELERLSRAYIRALGHYLGPDVDVPAPDVYTNPQVMAWMLDEYERIVGHSAPGVITGKPLSLGGSAGRGDATARGGMYCTREAGKVLGINLRGASAAVQGYGNAGQFAHALGEELLGLKVVAVSDSQGGIYNPDGLSSKEVIAHKDRTGSVKGFPKARPVTNAELLELDVVVLFPAALENQITAANAGRIKAKIVAELANGPTTPEADEILHKNKVYVIPDFLCNAGGVTVSYFEQVQNAYNFYWDVAEVHQRLDQKMTTAFHAVHKSATEHKVHNRLGAYLVSVQRVAEAVRLRGWA
- a CDS encoding Metal-dependent hydrolase; translation: MSEQAFQTDVFSTAAGELRITFLGHGSLLFTYRGKRIYVDPFSRVANYATLPKADLILITHDHRDHLDPEALADVRTSATRVVCPEHCLERVPGGTPLRNGERRVVQGVAIEAIPAYNILHLRENGHPFHPRGDGNGYVIDFGDLRVLVAGDTENTPELRTLRGIDVAFLPMNLPYTMTPEMVAEVAAAIRPRILYPYHYGATVTSRLVELLKDHPEIEVRIRNLA
- a CDS encoding NAD-specific glutamate dehydrogenase — encoded protein: MTPEQARQAQATVERALHGAEVNPYEMFRAQVDLAGEKLGYPADTLEMVKRPERVIEVSLPVRMDDGRIEVFTGYRVQHSSARGPYKGGIRYSLGVTMDEVKALAGWMAWKCAVVDIPLGGGKGGIVCDPTKMSDGELERLTRRYTAMILPLIGPQHDIPAPDVNTNSRIMNWVMDTATALRGEPMYGIVTGKDLAVGGARGRREATGRGVVIVIEELLARLGRRIAGTKVAVQGFGNVGSVAAQLLHEKGARVVGVSDVSGTLYNPNGLDIPALLTHVARSPQRLIAGYAAPGVQALPGPDVLTLDVDVLVPAALEGQITADNAGRIKAQVIVEGANGPTTPEADLILEERGRVVAPDILANAGGVIVSYFEWVQNLQNFYWEEEETNDRLGTLLRRAFQGVWDNAAKHDVSLRTSAFMLGLERIVEAIRLRGVFP
- a CDS encoding Ferric iron ABC transporter, iron-binding protein; the encoded protein is MYVRRKWFNLLVAALVVAAVGIAGFAQRLVVYSSVDEANARLILNAFSKATGIAVDFVFLSSGPALARIEAELANPQADVWFGAPLENHVIAKERGFTQPYKTLAVYGVSPEFYDVDGYYHPIYMNPLGIGINTNVLKQIGAPMPESWDDLLNPAFAKMIQYPNPQASGTAYSFITGLIQVYGEDGAFQYLRNLAPNIQTYTQSGTGPSKAVGPGQCAVGIQFTPAFFQFMEQGYPVTVVFPKEGVPYEVASVSILKGAKNLAAAQQLIDWIVSPAGQQTIVDVKTYFYPIRSDVDFGSLQPLSTIRLLPVDSAWAAQNKARLVERWINEVLPY
- a CDS encoding NADH-ubiquinone oxidoreductase chain E, coding for MTPPSLDPKGHSSLRALIARYRDRRGVAIPLLADIQRQFGYLPHDVVEEAARALDIPAAELFGVATFYSMFRLKPLGKHVIRLCRGTACHVQGSLRIAEELQRRLGVAEGDTTEDGLFTLQFVACLGCCSLAPVMMVGEDVHGRLTPEKAIKVLDGYREGKG